A window from Chitinophaga filiformis encodes these proteins:
- a CDS encoding LytR/AlgR family response regulator transcription factor has protein sequence MRLTAIAIDDEQVALSVIRTHAVQVPFLEIKGYFTDPFKALEYLQQEKVDLLFLDIRMPDISGLELMTTLPGGPMVIFTTAYSEHAVQSFELDALDYLLKPFSFERFLKACNKAKALQELIQQRQKSDVPAHIMIKSGYEQYKVPFDDILYLESAGNYISFVLKDKRILSRLSMQEALALLPPDKFTRVHRSFIVANNKIEKADRNCLYIGQVPVSIGAAYAQAAESILR, from the coding sequence ATGAGATTAACTGCTATTGCCATAGATGATGAACAGGTGGCATTGTCCGTAATACGTACACATGCTGTGCAGGTCCCGTTCCTGGAGATAAAAGGTTATTTCACCGATCCGTTCAAGGCATTGGAGTATCTGCAGCAGGAAAAGGTAGACCTGCTTTTTCTCGACATACGTATGCCCGACATTTCCGGGCTGGAACTGATGACAACCTTGCCCGGGGGACCAATGGTAATATTTACCACCGCTTATTCCGAACATGCTGTGCAAAGCTTTGAGCTGGATGCACTGGATTATTTACTGAAGCCATTTTCCTTTGAACGTTTCCTGAAAGCATGCAACAAAGCAAAGGCATTACAGGAACTGATACAACAACGTCAGAAATCGGATGTGCCTGCTCATATCATGATCAAGAGCGGTTATGAACAATATAAGGTACCGTTTGACGATATCCTGTACCTGGAAAGTGCGGGTAATTATATCAGCTTTGTTTTGAAAGATAAACGCATCCTTTCCCGCCTGTCTATGCAGGAAGCCCTGGCCCTGCTGCCGCCTGATAAGTTTACCCGGGTACACCGGTCATTCATTGTAGCGAACAACAAAATCGAAAAGGCAGACAGGAACTGTCTATACATCGGTCAGGTACCCGTCAGCATCGGTGCTGCCTACGCGCAGGCCGCAGAGAGTATATTGAGGTAA
- a CDS encoding sensor histidine kinase yields the protein MNQLRKTELGVATGLFLLIIFSLLYKSVSYNVFDLQHEYGYKFARYHQVFDYYKHYLLPLLAHITVVYLAFLSTNTWIIPSFFEKGRWKIGVPLLAITCGAVFLVILVASTWYDGYLFGVYKTVRGVHMHCAKSAFIITIFYATLYALYYAVRYLYFQQLHPKISKKPWFNQVIIELITMLLLLAAITLILPGRRTIDKGVLMFFIGSYLGGTYFILQYRLLPRYHLHRNLRILIRDAAFTSLTALALLPLFWIMDHHVQAPALLAVCFLLYAGALFLVLPLSLWIFNMRQSRSNTILGLRKALDQSETGLDFLRWQINPHFLFNALNTLYGTALMEKASSTSEGIQKLGDMMRFMLHDNILERISLTKEIAYLENYIALQRLRAQGTPDIQIEVNINDTHCDHEIAPMLLIPFVENAFKHGISQRSRSRITISLSCTPEKIYFDVYNTVHANRAAEVEKDSMGIGLYNVRQRLALLYPEKHELNIRETATEYFVHLTIEIV from the coding sequence ATGAACCAGCTAAGAAAAACAGAACTGGGTGTTGCAACAGGGCTTTTCCTGTTGATTATATTCTCTCTTCTATATAAGAGCGTTTCTTATAACGTATTCGATCTGCAACATGAGTATGGTTACAAGTTTGCCAGGTACCACCAGGTGTTTGATTATTATAAACATTACCTGTTACCATTGCTTGCGCATATTACTGTTGTATATCTCGCGTTCCTGAGTACCAACACCTGGATCATCCCTTCCTTTTTTGAAAAGGGGCGTTGGAAGATAGGAGTGCCATTACTAGCAATCACCTGCGGCGCGGTATTTCTGGTGATACTGGTTGCTTCTACCTGGTATGACGGCTATCTGTTTGGTGTATACAAAACTGTGCGTGGTGTACATATGCATTGCGCAAAATCAGCTTTTATTATTACAATCTTTTACGCCACATTATATGCACTGTATTATGCTGTCAGGTACCTGTACTTTCAACAGCTGCATCCGAAGATCTCCAAGAAACCATGGTTCAACCAGGTGATCATAGAGCTGATCACGATGCTGTTGCTGCTGGCAGCAATTACGCTGATATTGCCGGGGAGAAGAACGATCGATAAAGGTGTTTTAATGTTCTTCATTGGCTCATACCTCGGAGGTACCTACTTTATATTACAGTATCGCCTGCTGCCCCGTTACCATCTCCATCGCAACCTGCGTATATTGATAAGAGATGCAGCATTCACCAGCCTGACTGCTTTAGCGCTGCTTCCCTTATTCTGGATCATGGATCACCATGTTCAGGCGCCGGCACTACTGGCAGTTTGCTTCCTTTTGTATGCAGGTGCGCTGTTCCTGGTGTTGCCTTTATCATTATGGATCTTCAACATGCGGCAGTCCCGCAGTAATACCATTCTCGGATTACGTAAGGCGCTCGATCAGTCAGAAACAGGACTGGACTTTCTTCGCTGGCAGATCAATCCACATTTTCTTTTCAACGCATTGAATACTTTATACGGCACTGCATTGATGGAGAAGGCATCTTCCACCAGCGAGGGCATTCAGAAACTGGGGGATATGATGCGGTTTATGTTGCATGATAATATACTGGAACGTATATCGCTCACCAAGGAAATAGCTTACCTGGAGAACTATATCGCACTGCAACGTTTGCGCGCACAGGGAACGCCGGATATACAGATCGAAGTCAATATAAATGACACGCATTGTGATCATGAAATAGCGCCTATGCTGCTGATCCCTTTCGTGGAGAATGCTTTTAAACATGGCATCAGCCAGCGCAGCAGGTCGCGTATTACAATATCTTTATCCTGCACGCCGGAAAAGATCTATTTCGATGTATATAATACTGTACATGCAAATAGAGCCGCTGAAGTAGAAAAAGACAGCATGGGCATCGGATTGTATAATGTACGGCAGCGCCTGGCATTGTTGTATCCTGAAAAGCACGAGTTGAACATCCGGGAAACCGCCACAGAATATTTTGTACATCTCACCATTGAAATAGTATGA